The window TTATTTCCTCCTTAGAACAAGCAAATGAATCAGTGGCGGAGCTGGGTATCATGGTAACAGCATCCTTTGCCTCGGCAGTAAGCAGACCATCTATCCGGAATGTGTGATCACTGAAAGGTGAAGGCAACAGGTTGTTGCCACAGGTTGTTTCTAAGCTACAATTCCCTAAAGCACTTGGCATTTAAGGCAAAGTTATATAGTACGTGATTACTTGAGGTTTCTGCGTAAAGTATTAAAGAGTATTTTAACTGTTCTTTATGTTTCGATGTACGCTTTATAAACGAATCTTTTCACCACGTGTTTTCACACGCACACACCAAAGGGCCTGCATTCAGATTCTCTCCTGAGGGTGTGGGGACTCGGTTCCAAATCTGGCAGTTTGTTGCTCTCATTGCCCCTATAAATGTAGGCGTCTCGGGTCGATgtctccccttcctttccttccttgggAATCGTCACTTCCTATCAATTACTcactagacttaaaaaaaaatcttgtgggTTTTTCTTCTGTTCTAATCATCACTGGTTGAGTGATTACTGTCACTGTCCTCACTGTCACTCTCACTGTCATTTCCATTTTTGCTACTACCAGACTTGCTCTTGCTGTGACTCTCATCATTGTCAGATGCACTGTCGCTACTGTCACTGCTGTCATTGTCGCTGCTGTCACTATTGCTGTCACTACTGTCACTGCTATTGCTGTCACTGTCGCTGTCGCTGTCACTGCTGTCACTATCACTGCTGTCACTGCTATTGTTGCTGTCGCTGTCACTGTCACTGCTGTCACTATCACTGCTATCACTGCTATTGCTGCTGTCGCTGCTGTCACTGTCGCTGTCACTGCTGTCACTATCACTGCTGTCACTGCTATTGCTGCTGTCGCTGTCACTGTCACTGCTGTCACTATCACTGCTATCACTGCTATTGCTGCTGTCGCTGCTGTCACTGTCGCTGTCACTGCTGTCACTATCACTGCTGTCACTGCTATTGCTGCTGTCGCTGTCACTGTCACTGCTGTCACTATCACTGCTATCACTGCTATTGCTGCTGTCACTGTCACTGCTGTCACTGTCACTACTGTCACTGCTGTCACTATCACTGCTGTCACTGCTATTGCTGCTGTCACTGCTATTGCTACTGTCACTGCTGTTGCTACTGTCACTACTGTCACTGCTGTCACTGCTGTCACTATCACTGCTGTCACTACTATTGCTGCTATCGCTACTGTCACTACTGTCACTGTCACTGCTGTCACTGCTATCGCTACTGTCGCTGCTGTCGCTGCTATCACTGTCACTGTTACTGCTGTCACTGCTATCtgatttgctgctgctgctgctgtcactGCTGTCTGATTTACTGTCACTATCACTGCTGTCACTACTGTCACTATCTGATTTGCTATTGCTGCTGTCACTGCTGTCACTACTGTCACTGCTGTCACTGCTATCtgatttgctgctgctgctgctgtcactGCTGTCTGATTTACTGTCACTATCACTGCTGTCACTACTGTCATTATCTGATTTGCTATTGCTGCTGTCACTGCTGTCACTACTGTCACTGCTGTCACTGCTATCtgatttgctgctgctgctgctgtcactGCTGTCTGATTTACTGTTGCTGTCACTATTACTATTGTCACTGCTTTCACTACTGTCTGATTTGCTGTCACTGTCACTATTACTGCTGTCACTACTGTCATTGCTATCACTACTGTCACTGCTGTCTGATTTACTGTCACTATCACTGCTGTCACTACTGTCACTGCTGTCACTATTACTGCTGTCACTGCTGTCACTACTGTCACTGCTGTCACTACTGTCACTGCTGTCTGATTTACTGTCACTGTCACTGCTGTCACTGCTGTCACTGCTGTCACTACTGTCACTGCTGTCACTGCTGTCACTGCTGTCACTGCTATCACTGCTGTCACTACTGTCACTGCTGTCACTGCTGTCACTATTACTACTATCACTGCTGTCACTACTGTCACTGCTGTCACTGTCACTGCTGTCACTGCTGTCACTGCTGTCTGATTTACTGTCACTGTCACTGCTGTCACTGTCACTGCTGTCACTGTCTGACTTGCTGCCACTGCTATCACTGCTGTTACTGCTGTCACTGCTGTCACTGCTGTCTGACTTGCTGTCACTACTGTCACTGCTGTCACTACTGTCACTGCTGTCACTGCTGTCACTCCTATCTGATTTATCTTTGCTGCTCTCTGATTTGCCATTGTCATCACTCCCATTGTTACCATTGCCATTACTATCACTGTCATTAGAATCTGATGTGCTATCACTGTCATCATCACCTCCTCCATTTGAGTCACTGTCATTGCCATTATCTTTTGATTCATCAGAGTTATAACCATTATCTCCTTGGCTATTGCTGTTATTGTCACCTTCAGAATCAGCATCATCATTGCCATTAGATTCATCACTGCTGTTGGGATCATCTCCTTGCATAGATTTGTCATCAAACTCATAACTGTCATATCCGTCACTATTACTTTCACTACCTGTTTTGCTGTGTGCAACCTTATTCCCAGGTTCTGATTTCTGACTAGACCCTTGAATGTTGTCGGTCTCTCCTGGTGTCTTGACATTTCCTTTGCCCATGGCCATTCCAGGTTGTCTTTTACTCTCTTTATCTTCACTGACTTTCCCAGATTCTTTGGTAATATTGTTTCTGTTGCCACTTCTGGGACCTTCCATTTCTATTGCCTGTGGAAGGATGGAGAAAAGAATGATTAGTTACTGGATGTTGTGCTGAAAAATTGCATTGGTCTAAGGATGACTGGGGAAGGTgaccagagaaacagaaattcagcttctgaatttctctttattAAGAGAAACTTACTAAACTTCTGATTGTAAAAATGTGCTTTATTCACTTGACAGAACTCTGGTGGCTAGATTATATAACAACCCATTCATGTTTTTACTTGGTTGGAACTTGTGTGAGCAGTTATATTGTACATCAGTTATTAACTTTCCCACTAATACTCAAGTAATTTGGGTGCAAAAATACATGAATGCTTAACATGATTTATTTTCGTGTTACCATCAGTGAATGAAGGGCGAGAATTTAAACTGCCATGGAAAGAAATCAGCTTCACAAACTAACCTTATCTTGGCTCTTCCCAATAGCTACTGGCTCTGATTcatcagtgattttcttttccacagctttgttttctctgtaattgAGCTTTTGCACATCCTCTATTATTGGGCTCTCTTTGTCTTTGGGAATACCATCAGAATCCTCCTCACTCTTGGAGGTGTTGTCTCCACCGATGTCATGGAGATCTTTGTCTTCAGGGCCATCATCTTCACTACTAATTGAATTTTGACCTAAGCTATTGTCATTGTCATCTTTTCCATGAGGCTGACCCTCTTGGCCCTTACGGTTATCAGTGCCCTCTTTTCCATTCCCTGTTTCTTCACCTTCATCATCACCAGAGCCCTTGTCTTCATCTTCATCTGCTCCATTCCCACTAGGACTCCCATCTGAATTATCCAGGCCAGCATCTTCTCCATTGCCAGCTCCACTTTCCCCTGGTGTTACTCCTGCCTCCTGGTTTGCATTTTTTTCGCTTTCTCTCTGAGTTGTTATTTCACTTGTATCACCTTCATTTCTACAATAATTCCTATTTATTTCATCCTCATGGCCTGTACTGTTATTGCTTCCAGCTATTTGATGGCCATCTTCTTGGACAACAGTGGCATCCTCACTCTGACTTGCATCTCCAACATTTCCTCCCTTATTTGAATTCTTATCAGTATTTCTATTAATATTGCTCCCATTTGCTATTCCAGCATTGTTGGTGATGCTTACCTGTCCCCTGATACCGTTTGCTGTGATGTTACCTTCTTTTCCATCTATCCCATCATAACCATATGTTTCTGGCTTTCCTGTGACCCCATTTTGACCCTCACTATTCCCCTCCTCATTTACTAACAAGGAATGTGTGGAAGTTTTCCCTCCTATTTGTGCCCACTCAGagccatttctttcttctttgtaacCATCTTTGATATATTGTtgccttcctctttcattttcatGCAGGACACCACTTTCTTTGGTGATGTCACTGGCATTTAACTCATcctggaaaagagaaacaattgaaaataatttgtagaTACCATCTCGAAGTAAAACGAACTGAAAAGACAAGCCATCAAGTTTCTGGAAGTTAATAGaatttagaggcacctgggtggcacagttggttaagcgtctgccttcagctcaggtcatgatcccagggttctgggatcaaatcctgcattgggctccctgctcagcagggagtctgtttctccctctgcccctcacaccgctcatgctctctcacgcgatgtctctctcaaataaataaataaattccccctcccccccaaaaaaagaatttaaaaaacagcttGAAAACACATCCTATACCTGTATTGGCAATTTCACTTTTTCTGGAAGATTTAAATTTGCAGACTGGTCAACAGCATGTCTGTCCAATGGCTTGATTTGAGGAACctaccaaaatgaaaatattagaaattgaAAGCATTCTAATTTTGTGTACACAGCTTCTGTAGAATTTAAACTGGGCATACAGATACTTTTCACAATggtattatcaattttattgaagtGTTAACCAGACCACTTATCTCAAGGAGAATTGTCTTTTATAAAAAGGAGGAGATAGACTTTTGGTGTTTCTGTACAAGCCTCCTGCACTAGTGCAAGACCCACCTCAAGTATAATCGTGGCCAAACCCCTAAGAAAATAGCAGGTGTGACCAGATCCAGTGCAGAAACAAAATCAAGTAATATGCTACTTCTGTGTCCTTCAGGAATACATTTGAAAGAGTTGAGAAAATTCCCAGCTGCATAAATAACAAAGTGTTTGATATTATGAAAACATACCAAATGTTATCCATAGCAGCTGGATAATATAATTACAAATGGtttaattttcctaaatttttctttgttggtgtttatctatatatttcaaattttcccCAGTGAgcattaaaaaaactattatcCGAGGGAAGCATTAACTTTCTCCtatgttagaaaaatattattttttcctatttttatcccttgaaaacttcatttaaaatgtagGCTTCGttgaaattataatgaaattcaCAGGGCATGAGCAAAGATGGCTAAAGTCTCCAGGAATTTTGGACATTGAATGTAAATTAATATCAATGAATTTTACAAATTTGTGTGTCATCTTGTGCAGGGGCAATGCTAATCTTCTTGGTATTAGTccagttttagtatatgtgctgccaaag is drawn from Vulpes vulpes isolate BD-2025 chromosome 4, VulVul3, whole genome shotgun sequence and contains these coding sequences:
- the DSPP gene encoding dentin sialophosphoprotein, translating into MKIIIYFCIWAAAWAIPVPQIKPLDRHAVDQSANLNLPEKVKLPIQDELNASDITKESGVLHENERGRQQYIKDGYKEERNGSEWAQIGGKTSTHSLLVNEEGNSEGQNGVTGKPETYGYDGIDGKEGNITANGIRGQVSITNNAGIANGSNINRNTDKNSNKGGNVGDASQSEDATVVQEDGHQIAGSNNSTGHEDEINRNYCRNEGDTSEITTQRESEKNANQEAGVTPGESGAGNGEDAGLDNSDGSPSGNGADEDEDKGSGDDEGEETGNGKEGTDNRKGQEGQPHGKDDNDNSLGQNSISSEDDGPEDKDLHDIGGDNTSKSEEDSDGIPKDKESPIIEDVQKLNYRENKAVEKKITDESEPVAIGKSQDKAIEMEGPRSGNRNNITKESGKVSEDKESKRQPGMAMGKGNVKTPGETDNIQGSSQKSEPGNKVAHSKTGSESNSDGYDSYEFDDKSMQGDDPNSSDESNGNDDADSEGDNNSNSQGDNGYNSDESKDNGNDSDSNGGGDDDSDSTSDSNDSDSNGNGNNGSDDNGKSESSKDKSDRSDSSDSSDSSDSSDSSDSKSDSSDSSDSSNSSDSSGSKSDSDSSDSDSSDSDSKSDSSDSSDSSDSDSSDSSDSSDSSNSDSSDSSDSSDSSDSSDSSDSSDSSDSSDSSDSSDSSDSDSKSDSSDSSDSSDSSDSSDSSNSDSSDSSDSSDSDSKSDSSDSSDSNDSSDSSNSDSDSKSDSSESSDNSNSDSNSKSDSSDSSSSSKSDSSDSSDSSDSSDSSNSKSDNDSSDSSDSDSKSDSSDSSSSSKSDSSDSSDSSDSSDSSNSKSDSDSSDSSDSDSKSDSSDSSSSSKSDSSDSSNSDSDSSDSSDSSDSSDSSDSDSSDSSDSSNSSDSSDSDSSDSSDSSDSSNSSDSSNSSDSSNSSDSSDSDSSDSSDSDSSDSDSSNSSDSSDSDSSDSDSDSSNSSDSSDSDSSDSDSDSSDSSNSSDSSDSDSSDSDSDSSNSSDSSDSDSSDSDSDSSDSSNSSDSSDSDSSDSDSDSNNSSDSSDSDSSDSDSDSDSNSSDSSDSNSDSSDNDSSDSSDSASDNDESHSKSKSGSSKNGNDSESDSEDSDSNHSTSDD